From the genome of Sediminibacter sp. Hel_I_10:
AAAGTAGTTTGGTACATATTTTAAAACGATGGAGCGATGTCAGCGAGGTGGTACCAATTACCGATAAATGGAAAGGCGGGAAATTGATTTTAGAACCGGGAGATACCACGCTTCAAGGCAAAGAGTTGCCTATAGACAGTTTCTTCCATAAAATTACCATGGTGCGCGATCGATTGCGTGTTATGGAGCAGAAAATCAATGCCAGTAAAAACTTAGATGAACAGGAGAAGATTGATCTTCAACAATACCTTACTAGAAGTTATGGAAGTTTAACGTCTTTTAATGTGTTGTTTAAACTGAAAACCCAACAGTTTGTGGGACAGAAATCTAGTTAGTTCTGTTGCTGAAATATGCTTTTTTTATTAGGATTATATAGAAAATTAAAGGTATAAATAAGCATATAACTACAGATGACACGGTGTAATTAGCCCCAACCACATGCAAACTTCTTAACATATCAGCAGACTTATTAAATAACGTTTTTGACAAATTAGAAAAATCGGAGATGAGTAATACGGTCATTATGATAATGGCATAAAAACAACTAAAACAGTAAATGTTCTTACCTTTTATTTTATCGATCATTAGGGTCCAAGATAAAGGCAAGATTATAAACCAAATTATAATATTGATTTCCTTGTACGTGAAACCTGAAATTTTGGAGAGATACAGGAGACACTCGTAGGTAAAATTAAAAATGTCCTTCATCTGTTGTCGTTTTTTTAGAGTATCAGACACAATCCATAGTTTCATTCTATCTCTTGCAAATGTCCAAATTATGCAGTTATAGCTTTAATTGAACCTACGTTTATGGTCTTCATTTTCAGAAGAATCAGTTTTTAGATCTCCAATCTCCAGACCTAAAAACAAGAACTTATGAAAGGTGGGTAATTTGGCACCGGTCTCGGTTATGGTCCAATCATTCCAAGAGGCTTCAAGACCATCAATGGGCAGAATATCGACCCACATTTGAAAACTCTGGGGCATTCCTTTTTCATTTAAATGCCATAAGTAGGAGTCTCCAGGGGTGGAGCCGCCAGAGGTGTAAGTCACTAAAAGGGCATCTTTATGGTCTTCGGTATTTACCAAGCGACGCTCTACCCCGTCATCAAAAACCTTGTAAGGCGCTACCAGCCAAAACGTATCGTTATTAAAGTAATCGGTCGCTTTTTTTATATAGTCTTGCTTTTCTTTTCCATCGTACTTTTGGTCGGCTACAAATACTTGAGAGTTGTTTGTATGTGCTAAATCAAGTTCGACTCTAAAAGATTTCCAAAACACAGCACAGGTGTTGTTGGCTTTATCCCATTCGTAATGATGGCGATTTTTAAATGTAAATTCGATATAGTTAGTGGCTTGATAGGCCTCATCATCCAAAGCATCAAGCATTTTTGTGGCCAGAGCATCTGCTTGAGCACCTTCTGTACCTTGAGGTAACGCTTCATTATATTTGAGGTACATGAATAGAAAAAGAAGGAGGGTGGGCAACGTAAAGAAAACGATGATCCCACCAATGATTTTCAGAATTTTTGTTGGCTTTGCCATGGTTGGTTTTTTATGATTTAAGTATCAACTAATGTAGTTCCAAATGTTCTTGTACTTTCCTAAAGCACGATAGGTTTGTAAAACGACCTTATGGTCAGGATGAACCAAAGTAGGATCTGCGCTAAGAATACGTTTGGCGTAAAACCGAGAGCTTTGCAAAATATCCTTGTCCTTGATAACGTCAGCAATTTTTAGATGAAGCACTCCGCTCTGTTGCGTCCCCATAATATCCCCAGGACCACGTAGCTTTAAATCGACTTCGGCAATTTCAAAACCATCGCTTGTTCTGGTCATGGTTTCTAAACGCACTTTACTATCCTGACTCAGTTTATGTCCCGTCATTAAGATACAATAACTCTGCTCGGCACCTCTACCCACACGGCCACGCAATTGGTGCAATTGCGATAAACCAAACCGCTCTGCACTTTCAATGATCATTACCGAGGCATTTGGAACATTTACCCCAACTTCAATGACCGTAGTGGCCACCATAATTTGTGTTTGTGCGTTAACAAAACGCTGCATTTCATAGTCTTTGTCTGCCGGTTTCATTTGTCCGTGCACAATTGAGATTTGATATTTTGGCTGCGGAAATTCTCTTACAATACTTTCATAGCCATCCATTAAATCTTTGTAATCCATTTTTTCGCTTTCCTGAATTAAAGGATAAACGATGTAGATCTGACGTCCTTTTTCGATTTCATCGCGCATAAATCGCATCACTTTCAAGCGATTTTTATCAAACCGATGTACTGTTTTGATTTTTTGTCTCCCTGGAGGTAACTCGTCAATAACCGAAATATCCAGATCGCCGTAAACAGACATGGCTAAAGTGCGGGGTATGGGCGTTGCAGTCATCACGAGAACGTGTGGCGGAATGGTGTTTTTAGCCCAAAGTTTAGAACGTTGTGCCACCCCAAACCGATGTTGCTCGTCAATAATGGCAAGTCCCAGATTTTGAAATTTCACTTTGTCTTCCAAAAGGGCATGTGTACCTATCAAAATATGGAGGGCACCACTTTCCAAATCGGCATGAATGATCTTGCGTTGCGACCTGTTGCTAGAACCTGTAAGTAGCGCGATAGAGATGTCCATTTTCTCAGCCAGTTCGCTTAAACCTTGATAATGTTGTATGGCTAAAATTTCCGTAGGAGCCATTAAACAGGCTTGAAAATTATTGTCTAAAGCCATGAGCATGCTCATAAAAGCC
Proteins encoded in this window:
- the recG gene encoding ATP-dependent DNA helicase RecG is translated as MSTNLQTPIDYLKGVGPNRADLLRSELGIHTYQDLINLFPNRYLDRTQYYKINQLERNSAEVQIIGKITGFKEIAQNRGKRLVARFQDDTSSMELVWFRGQKWIKENVKLNVPYVIFGKVNWFNGLFSLPHPEMELLSSHEQNLRSAMQPVYPSTEKLSNKGVTNKVLNTIMQNLFLETNGRFVETLPSGILSELKLLSKSEALLNIHFPKQQDLLARAEFRLKFEELFYIQIQLILKNLIHKSKIKGFNFDSVGTYFNTFYKHHLPFDLTNAQKRVLKEIRQDLGSNAQMNRLLQGDVGSGKTIVAFMSMLMALDNNFQACLMAPTEILAIQHYQGLSELAEKMDISIALLTGSSNRSQRKIIHADLESGALHILIGTHALLEDKVKFQNLGLAIIDEQHRFGVAQRSKLWAKNTIPPHVLVMTATPIPRTLAMSVYGDLDISVIDELPPGRQKIKTVHRFDKNRLKVMRFMRDEIEKGRQIYIVYPLIQESEKMDYKDLMDGYESIVREFPQPKYQISIVHGQMKPADKDYEMQRFVNAQTQIMVATTVIEVGVNVPNASVMIIESAERFGLSQLHQLRGRVGRGAEQSYCILMTGHKLSQDSKVRLETMTRTSDGFEIAEVDLKLRGPGDIMGTQQSGVLHLKIADVIKDKDILQSSRFYAKRILSADPTLVHPDHKVVLQTYRALGKYKNIWNYIS